The sequence below is a genomic window from Ipomoea triloba cultivar NCNSP0323 chromosome 2, ASM357664v1.
CCGTAATGGGTACTAAACCCAAAGATCAGCTCGAGGACCgtaacgggcaccttactcccgtaatGGGTACTAAACCCaaagatcggttcgaggaccgtaacgggcaccttgctcccgtagtgggcgcTAAACCCaaagatcggttcgaggaccgtaacgggcaccttactcccgtagtgggcactaAACCCaaagatcggttcgaggaccataacggacaccttgctcccgtagtgggcgcTAAACCCAAAGATCGGTTCGAGCACTTATCACTTTATGTTAGGTATCATCATAATGTGTATGGTTGAGATTATCAATATGATATATACATAACCCGTGTGACATAACATGCAAATGCATTACCTTATTGTCCTATATGAAAATAATGAAGCTTGTGTTGCACAAATTAGAAGTTAGTGTGCTAAGCAAAATTTGACAACACATATAACACCAAAATTCTTCTACCCACATCAATTCCAAAACATATGACACCAAAACATATAAGGCGTGAGGGTTTGATGCAATAACGTCCAAGGAGAagtgttgtaaataaataaatgtggaCATTActaaaggaattttttttttgaaaaaaaattactaaaggacttttattaatttaaatctcttcatcttctttttttttttttctaaaaatgaacTACTTGGTTTATTAGAACTCTTTTATACCTTGTATATATGTTGAAATAAAGGATGAATAACAAAGAGactttttttgccaaaaaaaaaaaaacaaagaaacttTTTTCTCTTGCTTTCTCTCTTTACTTATATTGTTTATAGTTTATATGGTGTTATCAATTGTACTCTAGATAAGAACAATACAATAATTCACACTATGAAACATCTCAATTCACAACAAATATTTCTTAATCCTCATATTAATTtgcaattaatttttcactaatTAGGCATCACAATAATTTATATGGATAATTTAatttcctacatatttccttTTAGGCATATCATAGTATTTCCAATTCATAAAATCTACATctataaaatgaaatataaataataattttaatacgaCGCATATAGTATATGATTTAATATACCATATATAGCGTTGAGAGTTGAGACTACTAAATTTATAcaataatttagcatttttttttctatataacGTGTGTTTTCCCTGCCAAGATCTTAAGGTTGTTGTAGCATAGAGCAAGCGAGGTGTTAGATGTGGCCGAATCATTTGATGGGTTCTCATCATCACCACCTTGTGTATTCAACAAACCCCTCTTTCAATGGTAACTTATGGGAAGTGCATGTTATTGCGGCGGAGAGAGCTAGGGCATTCGGGGGTTATATATGGCCACTACGAATTTACATTTGTCGCTTTTGTGGGAGAGAGTTCAGGTCCCCGCAAGCCCTTGGGGGACACACAAACGTGCACTGGAGGGACAAGGCTAGGTTGACGGAGTCTTCTCCATCTAATGGTCAAAGAGGTGTTCAGAATGGTAATAATCCCATCGTACCTGTAGATGCTCGAGGAAATGGAAGGACAATAGAAACAAATCTTCTATCTGGTTTTTTGCC
It includes:
- the LOC116010181 gene encoding zinc finger protein STAMENLESS 1-like; the protein is MWPNHLMGSHHHHLVYSTNPSFNGNLWEVHVIAAERARAFGGYIWPLRIYICRFCGREFRSPQALGGHTNVHWRDKARLTESSPSNGQRGVQNGNNPIVPVDARGNGRTIETNLLSGFLPNPSIEILPNPIEDLDLELRLGPPKVE